The following are from one region of the Gambusia affinis linkage group LG02, SWU_Gaff_1.0, whole genome shotgun sequence genome:
- the si:cabz01068815.1 gene encoding solute carrier family 51 subunit beta, which translates to MLDSCLFLLLLVPGGQMFMIHNTQHGLCLEESADTSQVLLKQCDLDSQAQQWLWINQGMLTCVGSSRCLSAQQNHPVQTQACPESDQEAPELMWDCSSNRLSSRNTSLMLSTDGQRVILTNHLKHFEWKSLDEVDVCQTSLRLRRASEDQDPLEDPEEAADGMKGMTEEQREYFRWFYRTEDPTIWTFVLLVLAFVCLLIGFLLLGMGAMANKSRKKIAKYKAQASLVKRHEGEELQVVSALWDNGTSPLPQGHTSSVSEGDTKELKTGDIVVTWKDGNTSCLYPDHILEERQEELEKQEEVWQEREAHDEGRMTE; encoded by the exons atgCTTGACTCTTGCCTGTTCCTGCTTCTCCTTGTTCCag GGGGGCAGATGTTTATGATCCATAACACGCAGCATGGCCTGTGTCTGGAGGAGTCAGCTGACACTAGTCAAGTTCTCCTGAAACAGTGTGACCTGGACTCTCAGGCTCAGCAGTGGCTCTGGATCAACCAGGGCATGCTGACGTGTGTCGGATCCTCCAGGTGTCTGTCGGCTCAGCAGAACCATCCGGTCCAAACCCAGGCCTGTCCGGAGTCAGACCAGGAAGCTCCAGAGCTGATGTGGGACTGTAGCAGTAACAGactcagcagcagaaacacttCCTTAATGCTGTCCACCGACGGCCAGCGTGTGATTCTCACAAACCACCTCAAGCACTTTGAGTGGAAGTCTCTTGACGAGGTGGACGTCTGTCAGACGAGCCTCC GGCTCCGGAGAGCGTCTGAGGACCAGGACCCGTTAGAGGATCCGGAGGAGGCAGCAGACGGGATGAAAGGCATgacagaggagcagagagagTATTTCCGCTGGTTCTACCGTACCGAGGACC CAACTATTTGGACATTTGTGCTTTTGGTTCTGGCTTTTGTCTGTTTGCTCATTGGGTTTTTGCTGCTGGGAATGGGAGCCATGGCCAATAA GAGCAGAAAGAAGATAGCTAAATACAAAGCCCAAGCATCCCTTGTTAAGAGGCATGAAGGTGAAGAGCTTCAAGTCGTTTCTGCTCTTTGGGATAACGGCACATCTCCGTTGCCACAGGGCCACACGTCATCCGTGTCTGAAGGGGACACAAAGGAACTGAAAACAGGGGACATTGTGGTCACATGGAAAGACGGCAATACCTCCTGCTTGTATCCAGATCATATTTTAgaggagagacaggaggagctggagaaacaggaggaagtGTGGCAGGAACGAGAGGCTCATGATGAGGGGAGGATGACAGAGTGA